The Zygosaccharomyces rouxii strain CBS732 chromosome A complete sequence genome window below encodes:
- the FIG1 gene encoding Fig1p (similar to uniprot|P38224 Saccharomyces cerevisiae YBR040W FIG1 Integral membrane protein required for efficient mating may participate in or regulate the low affinity Ca2 influx system which affects intracellular signaling and cell-cell fusion during mating) yields the protein MILYWKMAWFFLKRMPKVISLVLNLITIFLTVFLLMGCSNLSNDSTFLVRYKFDRSSPFYNVIQKSFNQSNGTTQMSGLEQVSIASGYMGVCITNIPKDYDKGVKSVCYPRKDLANNPLYNDLSIELFNVPSSDKKSTQKQLPINLNILELAETTSRYVVHPYILMVTVILATLMFLMLIYSTIPALPFKYWVLRATLCVSAFLVLFWGIGAMWTHVGIHACSKLVPSASMGILKIHRGIKAAAMSWVSFAFLLAQLGILWFLYLRDRKNLSEEIDKINNTNNNQPPFHNPGDLSDSSTLNYKV from the coding sequence atgATATtatattggaaaatggcTTGGTTCTTCCTCAAGCGTATGCCCAAGGTAATTTCCCTGGTGCTTAATTtaattacaatttttctcACAGTTTTTCTACTCATGGGATGttccaatttatccaatgATTCGACTTTCTTAGTCCGTTATAAATTTGATAGAAGTTCACCATTTTACAATGTAATTCAAAAATCGTTTAACCAATCTAATGGTACTACACAAATGTCGGGCTTGGAGCAGGTCAGTATTGCATCCGGATACATGGGCGTTTGTATAACGAATATTCCGAAGGACTACGATAAAGGCGTGAAGTCTGTATGTTACCCAAGAAAAGATCTGGCAAACAATCCACTTTATAACGATTTATCCATTGAATTGTTTAATGTTCCTTCCTCTGATAAGAAGAGTACTCAGAAGCAATTGCCCATTAACTTGAACATTTTAGAATTGGCTGAGACCACTTCTAGATATGTGGTGCATCCATACATTTTAATGGTCACGGTAATTTTGGCAACGCTCATGTTTCTCATGTTAATATACAGTACGATTCCCGCTCTGCCGTTTAAATATTGGGTATTACGTGCTACTTTGTGTGTATCAGCTTTTTTGGTTTTATTCTGGGGGATTGGCGCGATGTGGACCCATGTGGGTATTCATGCTTGTTCCAAGCTCGTTCCCAGTGCAAGCATGGGCATATTGAAAATCCACAGAGGTATAAAGGCGGCTGCAATGTCGTGGGTCTCGTTCGCATTTTTGTTAGCACAATTAGGAATATTATGGTTTCTGTACTTGAGGGATAGGAAAAATCTAAGTGAAGAAATCGACAAAAtcaataataccaataacAACCAACCACCTTTCCATAATCCTGGGGATCTTTCTGATTCCTCGACATTGAACTACAAAGTTTAA
- the ATP3 gene encoding F1F0 ATP synthase subunit gamma (highly similar to uniprot|P38077 Saccharomyces cerevisiae YBR039W ATP3 Gamma subunit of the F1 sector of mitochondrial F1F0 ATP synthase which is a large evolutionarily conserved enzyme complex required for ATP synthesis) yields the protein MLSRVGVNAVRCGAMVPRVPQARNYATLKEVETRLKSIKNIEKITKTMKIVASTRLSRAEKAKVTAKKFDEADSAFYNNAETKPIEDAETAAKDKELVVAVSSDKGLCGSIHSALAKRVRQHLADSPNAAVAAVGDKMRTQLMRTHPDNVKIGINGIGKEAPTFQLSSAIADTLLGLGAQNYPKITIFFNNPVSSLSFEPSTKDVFNPETIESSPSFSKFEIDNDGQVSQDLFEYTLSNKILAALAEGYAAEISARRNAMDNASKNAGDMINRYSILYNRTRQAVITNELVDIITGASSLD from the coding sequence ATGTTGTCTAGAGTTGGTGTCAATGCAGTCCGTTGTGGTGCTATGGTGCCTCGTGTACCACAAGCAAGGAACTATGCTACTTTAAAGGAAGTGGAAACCCGTTTGAAGTCCattaaaaatattgaaaagattaccAAAACTATGAAGATTGTGGCTTCCACTAGATTGAGTAGAGCTGAAAAGGCTAAGGTCACTGCtaagaaatttgatgagGCAGATTCCGCCTTCTACAACAACGCCGAGACAAAACCAATAGAAGATGCTGAAACTGCTGCTAAGGATAAAGAATTAGTCGTTGCAGTCTCTTCCGATAAAGGTTTGTGTGGTTCAATTCACTCTGCATTGGCCAAGAGAGTCAGACAGCATCTAGCAGACTCACCAAACGCTGCTGTTGCAGCTGTTGGTGATAAAATGAGAACTCAACTAATGAGAACTCATCCAGATAACGTTAAAATTGGTATCAATGGTATTGGTAAGGAAGCTCCAACTTTCCAACTATCGTCAGCTATTGCTGATACTCTATTGGGATTAGGTGCTCAAAACTATCCAAAGAttaccattttcttcaacaaccCAGTTTCTTCATTGTCTTTTGAACCTTCTACAAAGGACGTTTTCAACCCTGAAACCATCGAAAGTTCTCCATCTTTCagtaaatttgaaattgacaATGATGGCCAAGTTTCTCAAGATCTTTTCGAATACACTTTGTCCAACAAAATTTTGGCAGCCTTGGCTGAAGGTTACGCTGCTGAAATTTCagcaagaagaaatgcTATGGACAACGCCTCAAAGAATGCAGGTGACATGATTAACAGATACTCCATCTTGTACAACAGAACCAGACAAGCAGTTATCACCAACGAATTGGTTGATATCATTACTGgtgcttcttctttggaCTGA
- the FAT1 gene encoding long-chain fatty acid transporter FAT1 (similar to uniprot|P38225 Saccharomyces cerevisiae YBR041W FAT1 Fatty acid transporter and very long-chain fatty acyl-CoA synthetase may form a complex with Faa1p or Faa4p that imports and activates exogenous fatty acids), whose protein sequence is MGTKNPVGHVLLNAWLIVFSIVKTALVPVFAILSLCLKGPIEYLDRKHRVKEDFYIITFFIKSVAQYFLAVRNHRFQYWYLFSKQVEQNADRLAISYPRPLSKKGEFEVESFTYRETYDIVLRLSHILSEQYGVRSGDNIAIDSTNKPLFLFLLLASWNIGAIPALLNYNTLGNPLVHSLRISGITQVFVDPQASGPIKSSEKEIKEELPNVRLNYLDETELLKTLKDPETPKFLQEDDLRSPQGLTDYKPAMFIYTSGTTGLPKSAIMSWRKATVGCTLFAHIEHMDNNSVVFTAMPLFHSTATLLGVCSVWSKGGCVAISNKFSASNFWKEAYLTKATHCQYVGEICRYLLNTPVSKYENMHSVKVAYGNGLRPDIWQKFRHRFHIEVIGEFYAATEAPLATTSYQKGEFGVGACRNYGTGIQWFLSLQQTLVRMDPDDDATIYRNSKGLCEKPAVGESGEMLMRIFYPKKPETSFQGYVGNKKETESKVLRNVFREGDAWFRTGDLLKSDEYGLWYFVDRMGDTFRWKSENVSTTEVEDQIMGSNHDDFAQVVVVGIKVPGYEGRAGFATIKLKNPETPESGRIAVLNRMLTHLNRELPKYAHPVFVKLVDHIEMTDTNKISKKIYRNQVLPHGANGDETVYWLKDYKEYKQLTDEDWSAIKSQKAKL, encoded by the coding sequence ATGGGAACTAAGAATCCAGTAGGACACGTCCTGCTGAATGCATGGCTCATTGTGTTTAGTATTGTAAAGACGGCTTTGGTGCCAGTATTTGCAATTCTATCGCTATGTTTAAAGGGTCCAATCGAATACTTGGATAGAAAACATAGagttaaagaagatttttACATTATAACGTTTTTCATCAAGAGTGTGGCACAATATTTTCTGGCTGTCAGAAATCATAGGTTTCAGTACTGGTATCTATTTAGTAAACAAGTGGAACAAAATGCTGATCGTTTGGCTATTAGTTACCCAAGACCATTGTCGAAAAAGGGAGAATTTGAAGTGGAATCGTTTACTTATAGGGAGACTTATGATATAGTTTTAAGACTATCACACATTTTGTCTGAACAATATGGTGTACGTTCCGGTGATAACATTGCTATTGATTCTACTAATAAGCCACTGTTTCTGTTTTTACTATTAGCATCTTGGAATATTGGTGCTATACCTGCATTATTGAATTACAATACACTGGGTAATCCTCTAGTGCATTCACTAAGGATCTCTGGTATTACACAAGTCTTTGTCGACCCACAAGCTAGTGGACCCATCAAATCATCTGAAAAAGAGATCAAAGAAGAACTGCCAAATGTCAGAttaaattatttggatGAGACCGAGCTTTTAAAAACTCTAAAAGATCCAGAGACAcccaaatttttacaagaagatgatttgAGATCCCCACAGGGTCTTACCGATTACAAGCCTGCCATGTTCATTTATACTTCTGGTACCACAGGTTTACCCAAGTCTGCTATCATGTCGTGGAGAAAAGCTACCGTTGGTTGTACCTTATTTGCTCACATTGAGCACATGGATAATAACAGTGTTGTTTTCACTGCTATGCCCTTATTCCACTCTACCGCTACGTTACTTGGTGTTTGTTCCGTTTGGTCTAAAGGTGGTTGTGTGGCAATCTCTAACAAGTTTTCTGCAagcaatttttggaaagaagcATATTTGACCAAGGCTACTCATTGTCAATACGTGGGGGAAATTTGTAGATATTTGCTTAACACACCAGTCTCCAAATATGAAAATATGCACTCTGTCAAAGTCGCTTATGGTAATGGGTTGAGACCTGATATCTGGCAAAAATTTAGACACAGATTCCATATTGAGGttattggtgaattttaTGCAGCTACTGAAGCGCCTTTGGCAACTACCTCTTACCAAAAGGGTGAATTTGGTGTAGGAGCTTGTAGGAATTATGGTACCGGTATTCAATGGTTCCTAAGTTTACAACAGACCCTGGTTAGAATGGACCCCGATGATGATGCTACTATCTACAGAAATTCTAAGGGATTGTGTGAGAAACCAGCAGTTGGTGAATCAGGTGAAATGTTGATGAGaattttttatccaaaGAAACCTGAGACTTCATTTCAAGGTTATGTGGGTaacaaaaaagaaactgaaTCCAAGGTGCTTCGTAACGTTTTTAGAGAAGGTGATGCTTGGTTTAGAACCGGTGACCTTTTGAAATCGGATGAATATGGGTTATGGTATTTTGTGGACAGAATGGGAGATACATTTAGGTGGAAGTCTGAAAATGTGTCTACCACCGAAGTGGAAGACCAAATAATGGGTAGTAATCATGATGATTTCGCACAGGTAGTGGTTGTTGGTATTAAAGTACCTGGTTATGAAGGTAGAGCCGGATTTGCTActatcaaattgaaaaatccagAAACACCTGAAAGCGGTAGAATTGCGGTCTTGAATCGGATGTTAACCCATTTGAATCGTGAATTGCCCAAATACGCACACCCGGTGTTTGTCAAATTAGTGGATCACATTGAGATGACGGACACTAATAAAATCTCGAAGAAGATTTATAGGAACCAGGTTCTACCTCATGGTGCTAATGGAGATGAAACGGTCTACTGGTTAAAGGATTACAAAGAATATAAGCAATTGactgatgaagattggTCAGCCATTAAATCACAAAAAGCAAAACTCTGA
- the QDR3 gene encoding Qdr3p (similar to YBR043C, uniprot|P38227 Saccharomyces cerevisiae YBR043C (QDR3)): protein MVDPTNTTAKDGGSVYSYNSYSDSDLSPGKKDEEGGFQDPQAYRGPHGEPTASDGAESTGEGFHEGDVKAESEQDENKKVGVWKKLKDRSYWTPRKERRGILPHLSLIPEFKDARDYPPHIKKFIVFVIAFSSMMGPMATSIVYPAIDPIKEDYKTTSIMVNVSVGVYQISLGVFPLWWSSISEMNGRRTVYVLSFLLLLAFNVGTGLSPNINDFIILRVLSGGAAASVQSVGAGTVADLYVPEERGTNIGIYYMGPLMAPLVSPIIGAALVSGFPWKSTQWFMVILSGVNVILLVLFLPETLRKQDSGAAITAILQARRKGSPGVNANQTEDKSGYQTQYNEDTHSISDPSIATHEHGNDADLERVLSRTSNSMTRFNSNNDLDPIAPQLSKIHSYDPRQEQMLREYEAKRVENNLEEELSRMETAKSNHTARSDGDKIEQTRFQKYRHLAYLYLIRPLKSLYFLEYPPVLLAITFSAISFAVLYFVNMTLEYGYSRPPYNFSPMLIGLMYIPNSVTYLLASVFGGMWTDNLLLKYKAKHGEMVPEARISWNIVTAVIAFPISLLIFGWCLDKGEHWETPLVGTALFGYANMMTIGATVSYLVDSLPGKGATGVALNNLVRQVLAAAAVFVTDPMLDNMTIGWSFTMLAFIIIGATSVLVVLKKYGDHWRENFDLERLYNKLE, encoded by the coding sequence ATGGTAGATCCTACTAATACTACTGCTAAAGATGGCGGTAGTGTATACTCGTATAATTCCTATTCAGACTCCGACCTTTCCCCTGGGAAAAAAGACGAGGAAGGGGGATTCCAAGATCCACAAGCGTACAGAGGACCACATGGAGAACCAACGGCTTCTGACGGAGCTGAATCCACCGGTGAAGGTTTTCATGAAGGTGATGTAAAGGCAGAGTCAGAACAAGATGAGAATAAGAAAGTCGGCGTTTGGAAGAAACTGAAGGACAGAAGTTACTGGACTCCTCGAAAGGAACGTAGAGGTATCCTACCACATCTCTCGTTGATACCAGAGTTCAAAGATGCAAGAGATTACCCGCCGCATATCAAGAAGTTCATCGTGTTTGTCATTGCATTCTCATCAATGATGGGACCCATGGCAACGTCTATTGTCTATCCTGCCATTGATCCCATCAAAGAAGATTACAAGACTACTTCGATCATGGTCAACGTATCAGTCGGTGTTTACCAGATCAGCTTAGGTGTTTTCCCACTATGGTGGTCTTCTATATCTGAAATGAACGGGAGGAGGACGGTCTATGTCctttcatttcttcttttactAGCATTCAACGTGGGGACCGGTTTGTCGCCCAACATTAAcgattttatcattttaaGAGTTTTATctggtggtgctgctgCATCAGTGCAGTCTGTGGGAGCGGGGACTGTTGCTGATTTGTACGTTCCAGAGGAAAGAGGTACAAACATCGGTATTTACTATATGGGTCCGCTAATGGCACCATTAGTCTCCCCCATCATCGGTGCTGCGTTGGTCTCGGGCTTTCCATGGAAATCCACGCAGTGGTTTATGGTGATTCTGTCTGGTGTCAATGTCATCCTGCTGGTACTTTTCCTACCAGAAACGCTTCGTAAACAGGACAGCGGCGCTGCAATAACGGCTATTCTACAGGCTCGTAGGAAAGGTTCGCCCGGTGTTAATGCGAATCAGACAGAGGACAAGAGCGGATACCAAACTCAATATAACGAAGATACGCACAGCATTAGTGATCCTTCAATAGCAACTCATGAACACGGTAATGATGCTGATTTAGAAAGGGTATTGAGTCGGACCAGTAACAGCATGACCCGATTcaacagtaataatgaCCTGGATCCAATTGCACCACAACTTTCAAAGATCCACTCCTATGATCCGCGACAAGAACAGATGTTGAGAGAGTACGAGGCAAAGAGGGTGGAAAACAACTTAGAGGAGGAACTGTCCCGTATGGAAACCGCTAAATCCAACCATACCGCTCGGAGcgatggtgataaaatcGAACAAACgagatttcaaaagtatcGTCACCTGGCATATTTGTATTTGATAAGACCTCTCAAATCGTTATACTTTTTGGAGTACCCACCTGTCCTTTTGGCCATTACGTTTTCGGCAATTTCATTCGCCGTCTTATATTTTGTCAATATGACTTTAGAATACGGCTATTCTCGTCCTCcctacaatttttcaccaatgcTTATAGGTCTGATGTACATTCCCAATTCCGTCACATATCTGTTAGCATCCGTCTTTGGCGGTATGTGGACAGATAATCTGCTGTTAAAGTACAAGGCTAAACATGGGGAAATGGTACCGGAGGCCAGAATTTCGTGGAACATCGTTACTGCAGTCATAGCTTTCCCCATATCCTTACTAATTTTTGGTTGGTGTCTTGATAAAGGTGAACATTGGGAAACTCCGCTCGTGGGTACAGCTCTCTTTGGTTATGCCAACATGATGACTATTGGCGCTACAGTATCATATCTGGTCGATTCTCTCCCGGGCAAAGGTGCTACCGGTGTGGCTCTCAACAATCTAGTTAGACAAGTGCtggcagcagcagcagtgTTCGTGACAGACCCCATGCTGGACAATATGACCATTGGTTGGTCCTTCACTATGTTGGCATTCATCATTATCGGTGCGACGAGCGTGCTGGTCGTTCTGAAAAAATACGGTGACCACTGGAGGGAAAATTTCGACTTGGAACGTTTGTATAATAAATTGGAATGA
- the KCS1 gene encoding inositol polyphosphate kinase KCS1 (some similarities with uniprot|Q7LGR2 Saccharomyces cerevisiae YDR017C KCS1 Inositol hexaphosphate kinase phosphorylates inositol hexakisphosphate (InsP6) to diphosphoinositol polyphosphates required for proper vacuole morphology and involved in salt stress response contains two leucine heptad repeats) translates to MNIGDERTSGDCKFIKDEQEHRQEQEQEHEQEQEHEHDREGEQEEDNEPVTSLKDLNISDKKKLSSNVIRGRKASTYLRIFRDDEGLTDNNIHRQIIKQQELNARQEPQPVPQKPQQEVVVHPQQDKKTKKPTSFYDTNYKFSIKPEGKSSRSQNPLASKPYAVAKYLESAISEPNKQQQQQMQQTDLGLKPVSSATYYPHKSRGSTRSISDEEPGEGTAIPVVPRFQYKGTSVAETEATTLASITHDHVAQSPDGRASGSISEAAVESDEDYYDDNEEDEEEKDSVYPLAVELQPFTNNVGGHTAIFRFSKRAVCKALVNRENRWYENIEVNHKELLQFMPRYIGVLNVRQHFHNKEDFLRELSSSQRHKQEHRAFPSSRCIKLYQQQRQQLENQDQQHQHQHYDQHQQQQQQQRGQYLPQFQQNNCSRSISCNSSSEMGGLPEVVLSDNRHMVPDSMLSMYPSNLCNSSGTGSFLQSTGGSSGKESSGSTTVNTKLKELVLQEVFALSPGEHDIIEGHLKKVRRPSSIKKSRSSSQDSSSQSTSRRGSNYSLKNVPNQGSGSPLLKKSIRETISHSLNSPSSMMDLRQFQKKELVREKSQLRRASLSSSKDENNPTISPLSLPRDHPLVEEFAVENEDDTNFSLDGKENHTNTISTTNSDITNNTSSAGSTSNTSHLAKPSQGKHNESITFEEHSDTVVSKFILLEDLTRKLNKPCALDLKMGTRQYGVDAKPSKQHSQRKKCLKTTSKKLGVRICGLKIWNQTYYITRDKYFGRRVQAGWQFTRVLARFIYDGLHISSVVRQIPRLTKQLDTLGSEIAHLKGYRLYGSSLLLMFDGNDSGNKRCRVKVNLIDFARCVTKEDLKESYDLFRIPPKNPDVEDRGFLRGVRSLKFYLMLIWNYLTNDAPLCNDDEELQTFLQENVEKFDKPWDWLDEFDEEDEEEFNSPTSPLRKKWRKYELIFNTEPRFTNDGEMSD, encoded by the coding sequence ATGAACATTGGAGATGAAAGAACCAGTGGTGATTGCAAATTTATaaaagatgaacaagaacatagacaagaacaagaacaagaacacGAACAAGAGCAAGAGCATGAACATGACAGGGAAGGAGAGCAAGAGGAGGATAATGAACCCGTtacttctttgaaagatctaAATATATCagacaagaagaagctaTCATCAAACGTTATACGCGGGAGAAAGGCAAGTACTTATTTGAGAATATTCAGAGATGACGAAGGGTTAACGGATAACAATATACATAGACAAATCATCAAGCAACAAGAGCTGAATGCAAGACAAGAACCGCAACCAGTGCCACAGAAGCCACAACAGGAGGTAGTTGTACATCCTCAGCAAGATaagaaaacaaagaaaCCAACATCTTTCTATGATACTAATTACAAGTTTTCCATTAAGCCTGAAGGGAAATCTTCGAGATCTCAAAATCCTCTAGCGTCGAAGCCTTATGCAGTAGcgaaatatttggaatctgCAATTTCTGAACCGAATaaacaacagcagcaacagaTGCAACAAACCGATTTGGGTTTAAAACCAGTTTCATCGGCTACATATTATCCGCATAAATCGAGGGGTTCTACGCGGTCAATAAGTGATGAAGAGCCTGGCGAGGGGACTGCGATCCCAGTTGTCCCAAGATTTCAATATAAAGGTACGTCGGTTGCTGAGACCGAAGCGACAACACTAGCATCGATTACACACGACCATGTGGCGCAATCACCGGATGGACGAGCTTCAGGTTCAATTTCAGAAGCAGCTGTggaaagtgatgaagattaCTACGATGAtaatgaggaagatgaagaagagaaagataGTGTTTATCCTTTAGCCGTTGAACTACAGCCTTTTACCAATAACGTTGGCGGTCACACTGCGATCTTCCGTTTTTCAAAACGCGCTGTTTGCAAGGCTTTAGTCAATAGAGAGAATCGATGGtatgaaaatattgaagTTAATcataaagaattgttaCAATTCATGCCTCGTTACATTGGCGTGTTAAACGTTAGACAGCATTTCCAtaacaaagaagattttttgaGAGAATTATCATCTTCGCAAAGGCATAAACAAGAGCATAGGGCATTTCCATCATCACGGTGTATTAAACTgtaccaacaacaacggcAGCAACTGGAGAATCAAGACCAGCAGCATCAACATCAGCATTATGATCAACAtcagcaacagcagcagcagcaacgAGGACAATACCTGCcacaatttcaacaaaataATTGCTCAAGAAGCATTTCTTGTAATAGTAGCAGTGAAATGGGTGGGTTACCTGAAGTGGTTCTTAGCGATAATAGACACATGGTGCCGGATTCCATGTTAAGCATGTATCCATCCAACTTATGCAATTCCTCAGGAACAGGTTCTTTTCTACAGTCAACAGGCGGATCGTCTGGTAAAGAATCATCGGGTTCCACTACGGTAAAtaccaaattgaaagaattagTACTACAGGAGGTATTTGCGCTTTCACCAGGAGAGCATGATATAATAGAAGgtcatttgaaaaaggtaAGAAGACCATCATCAATAAAGAAAAGTCGTTCAAGTTCTCAAGATTCTTCGTCACAATCAACCTCAAGAAGAGGCTCTaattattctttgaaaaatgttcCAAATCAAGGTTCAGGTTCTcctcttttgaagaaatcaattAGAGAGACCATTTCTCACTCTTTGAATAGTCCAAGTTCAATGATGGATTTGAGACAATTTCAGAAGAAGGAACTGGTCAGGGAAAAATCACAACTAAGAAGGGCAAGCttgtcatcttcaaaagatgagAACAATCCTACGATCTCGCCATTATCACTACCGAGAGACCATCCATTAGTGGAGGAGTTTGCAGTGGAAAATGAGGATGATACAAACTTCAGCCTTGATGGTAAAGAAAATCATACTAATACTATCAGTACTACTAATAGTGACATTACTAATAATACTAGTAGTGCCGGTAGTACTAGCAATACTAGTCATCTCGCAAAACCAAGTCAAGGTAAGCATAACGAATCAattacttttgaagaacatTCCGATACTGTTGTATCAAAATTTATAttattggaagatttaacaagaaaattgaataaacCTTGTGCTCTCGATCTAAAGATGGGAACAAGACAATACGGTGTAGACGCTAAACCATCCAAACAACATTCACAACGTAAGAAATGTTTAAAGACAACTTCTAAAAAATTAGGAGTTCGTATCTGTGGTCtaaagatttggaatcaaacTTATTACATCACAAGAGATAAATATTTCGGTAGAAGAGTACAGGCTGGTTGGCAATTTACAAGAGTCTTAGCGAGATTCATCTACGACGGTCTTCATATTTCAAGTGTCGTTAGACAAATCCCCAGGTTGACCAAACAATTAGATACCTTAGGTTCAGAAATTGCCCATTTAAAAGGTTACAGATTATACGGATCATCACTTCTTTTAATGTTTGATGGCAATGATTCAGGTAACAAAAGATGTAGGGTTAAAGTGAATCTGATCGATTTTGCCCGTTGTGTGACAAAAGAGGACTTAAAGGAAAGTTACGATTTATTCCGtataccaccaaagaatcCTGATGTTGAGGATCGTGGATTTTTAAGAGGGGTTCGtagtttgaaattttacctGATGCTAATTTGGAACTATTTGACTAACGACGCTCCACTTTGtaacgatgatgaagagttACAAACATTTTTACAAGAGAAcgttgaaaaattcgacAAACCATGGGATTGGTTGGATGagtttgatgaagaagatgaagaagaatttaataGTCCAACCAGTCCATTGAGGAAAAAATGGAGAAAATACGAATTAATCTTCAACACGGAACCAAGATTCACTAACGATGGAGAGATGAGCGATTAA
- a CDS encoding lysophospholipid acyltransferase family protein (similar to uniprot|P38226 Saccharomyces cerevisiae YBR042C Hypothetical ORF) codes for MSLSSGLNNGLRKCKIMVRVIIALVIFVQASLCITSMQVIVRVVYHNNVAKRHHGIDFTKKAFISMLISTLHLIAPSAVRVTTDNNSIPKGTFYKDLKNGRIASHLKRKSVIVANHQIYTDWVFLWWLTSTADLAGKVYIILKKSLEYIPILGFGMRNYKFIFMCRKWEQDRLTLHNSLGVIDANSRGVGPISGRSPVREDADGEIFWDTTSTNARQESWPYCLILFPEGTNLSPITRQRSFNYANKIGKTPFENVLLPHATGARHSLLKLRPSLDVVYDITIGYSGVKKGEYGEALYTLNNVVFKGESPKLVDMHIKAYHINEIPIDDEQQFSDWLYDLWAEKDRLMNVYYEKGTFDLDPDPDHTITGEFKISAYPFFSCVVFINSLVCLPFLIWYLLR; via the coding sequence ATGTCGTTATCCAGTGGACTAAACAACGGGTTGCGGAAATGCAAGATTATGGTCAGAGTAATCATTGCTCTGGTGATATTCGTTCAGGCAAGTCTCTGTATTACCTCTATGCAAGTTATAGTTCGAGTCGTCTACCATAACAACGTTGCTAAACGTCACCATGGTATTGATTTCACTAAGAAGGCATTTATCTCAATGCTAATATCCACTTTACATCTAATTGCACCATCAGCAGTCAGAGTCACGACAGATAATAATTCAATCCCCAAGGGAACTTTCTAcaaggatttgaaaaatggcaGAATTGCATCTCATTTGAAACGCAAATCTGTCATTGTAGcaaatcatcaaatctATACGGATTGGGTGTTCCTATGGTGGCTAACCTCGACAGCCGACCTAGCTGGTAAAGTTTACATcatattgaagaaatctttggagTATATCCCCATCTTGGGATTTGGTATGAGGAATTATAAGTTTATCTTTATGTGCAGGAAATGGGAACAAGATCGTTTGACCCTGCACAATTCTCTGGGGGTTATTGATGCTAATTCAAGAGGTGTTGGCCCCATTTCTGGTAGATCCCCAGTCAGAGAGGATGCCGATGGAGAGATCTTTTGGGATACAACAAGTACAAATGCACGCCAAGAAAGTTGGCCTTACTGCTTGATTCTTTTCCCCGAAGGTACTAACTTGAGTCCCATAACCAGACAAAGATCCTTTAACTATGCAAATAAGATTGGTAAGacaccttttgaaaatgttttaTTGCCACACGCCACTGGTGCAAGACATTCCCTATTGAAACTAAGACCAAGCTTGGATGTAGTTTATGACATTACTATTGGCTACTCTGGTGTTAAGAAGGGGGAATATGGTGAAGCTCTTTACACGTTGAATAATGTCGTTTTTAAGGGTGAAAGTCCAAAATTGGTAGATATGCATATCAAGGCATACCATATAAATgaaattccaattgatgatgaacaacAATTTTCGGATTGGCTTTACGACCTTTGGGCTGAAAAGGATAGATTGATGAATGTTTATTATGAAAAGGGCACATTTGACTTGGACCCTGATCCAGATCATACAATTACTGGCGAATTTAAAATCTCTGCCTACCCATTCTTTTCCTGTGTGgtcttcatcaattccCTCGTATGCTTACCATTTTTAATCTGGTACCTCTTGCGCTAA